GACTGTCACCACTACCGCTCTGGTTTCTTCCGGCTACACCAAATCGTCAAGCCCCTGTTCGCATCTCAGCAGCACAAGAGCCACAACCTTCGGGGCTCACCGCTTGGCCTACCCTTCCGGCGTAGATTTCAGCCGGAGGCCGAAGACAAGCGCGGTGGTGAGAGCGGAGGTTCAGCCGATTAACCCAGAGATTAGGAAGACTGAGGCGAAGGTTGTGGACTCTGTTGTGGTCACTGAGCTCGCTAAGCCCCTCACTGCTTACTGCCGGTAAATTTTTAGCTCAGTGTAGTTAATTTAATTTAGTTCTATGATTATATTAGGTCTGGAAAGATTTAATCTTTGGAGATGAAATGGGGTATGTGATTGAATTGTGAAGGGCATAATTATCAATTAGGCATTTGTTGTAGTGGTTTTCGATTTTGAAGAGTAATTCTTGAAGTTGGTTTTAGCGTTTCTAGCTCAAAATTTAGTGCCAAGACTTGCATTGGTGGATTTGATTAGATGTTGTTA
This portion of the Rosa chinensis cultivar Old Blush chromosome 1, RchiOBHm-V2, whole genome shotgun sequence genome encodes:
- the LOC112163767 gene encoding CDGSH iron-sulfur domain-containing protein NEET; amino-acid sequence: MASTVTTTALVSSGYTKSSSPCSHLSSTRATTFGAHRLAYPSGVDFSRRPKTSAVVRAEVQPINPEIRKTEAKVVDSVVVTELAKPLTAYCRCWRSGTFPLCDGSHVKHNKATGDNVGPLLLKKE